One stretch of Bacteroidota bacterium DNA includes these proteins:
- a CDS encoding CHRD domain-containing protein — protein MKTRNLFTVVILLSCSQLFSQRTVPNSGIYWAPMTINNVVTWYSTDGRQEVSNSTLKITGATFPRNTAPIVSNAGFVYCLNAPQQIVNGSFSYSTLQPGSIVGLQTGLADNRYNPTVRIWRIRKDFATADLRKDASETYGIIEKQIGILDLQRLRLEYKKDWIEWPAAKGAPYYDVNKNGIYDPKFTINEFNIEIPDTNSDAPGIANADQVIWYVANDLAQGSPWGSPKIGLEIQFTIWGYNTNGALGNTIFRRYKMIYKGTANTSASSLLSNMYVGVLSTVTLGQSNDNLAGSDSLLGLGFVYNAKILDNEYRKFNRIPPAVGYDILQGPIVKGTSIDSALVNFSYKRGYKNLPTTSITYFGPLNRPPFLTGSGASEMVNALKGYPTVDTNLRVDPTTLQKAKFWSTGDPVSKNGWIDGVYEGASSRELILSTGPFSMALGDTQEIVSALIAADSPDRVASVHVLKYYDKIVQDSYQQFVTPAPSLPKMNATLTELDNSFLIEWEKDTARLNQTERFSSRGYLFEGYNLYQLAHPLSAPYTWKKVGTYDLQNEVTQIVQEDINLQTGRVELQVKQEGKNSGIIRYLILKNDALRNIPFVNGQQYYFAVTSYAYTNNPSALLRTIESEPQIISAVPHRPNPETILPYAIKDSLENLGENFIGQNDVRIGVKILDPYSVVGGTYDFWFGVSDASSTWTMVKNEPGSNYTTVKARLTANELPLPRPNPLPTGTGIALFTINDALDKITYSVEVNTNTNVTSIEIGQGPKTQNGPVLKTLSINSKTASGVWLKTDTQQPLTDSIIRDLAAGFLYVMVKSTNYPNGELRGQFYDGSIPRVKLPLPDFATSSRSVFTFLENRFVFEGISLYVSPAPTGFKSGEQVAPSRSNVVNQTNKEGTYSLIGPGISWGGYNLTESVIEIRFTNDTNWAMIDARLPAETKFIRVPFQVYQDSVRVWAVIENTIATDSLWNIKGNTFKNGKPTFDKIVGVVNKADAVGNDISYNTLTRNGTLPTTNTVRARLINGLNHIARNIIIVNESDNGIPPAPGTIIRLTPNKSIKYGDIRRITLQPIQKENKISAKQQLNTINVFPNPYYGVNIFESSTTNKFVTFSHLPEKATIRIFNLGGIHVRTMYKDDLSQFFRWDLRNEKGFFVASGLYIVYIDAENIGVITLKLAVIMEDQNLNIYE, from the coding sequence ATGAAAACCCGTAATCTTTTTACTGTTGTAATCTTGTTAAGCTGTTCTCAGCTTTTTTCTCAACGCACCGTTCCCAATAGTGGAATCTACTGGGCTCCAATGACCATTAATAATGTTGTAACGTGGTATTCAACTGATGGGAGGCAAGAGGTTTCAAATTCTACTTTAAAGATCACTGGCGCTACCTTTCCGCGAAATACGGCTCCCATTGTTTCAAATGCTGGATTTGTATATTGCTTGAATGCACCTCAGCAAATTGTTAACGGTTCTTTTTCCTATAGTACATTACAACCGGGGTCAATTGTAGGATTGCAGACAGGACTGGCGGATAATAGATACAATCCTACAGTTCGTATCTGGAGGATACGAAAGGATTTTGCTACTGCTGATTTGAGAAAGGATGCTTCGGAAACGTACGGAATCATAGAAAAACAGATTGGAATTCTTGACCTCCAACGGTTACGTTTGGAATACAAAAAAGATTGGATAGAATGGCCCGCTGCAAAGGGAGCTCCGTATTATGACGTAAATAAAAATGGTATCTATGATCCAAAATTCACAATAAATGAGTTCAATATTGAAATTCCTGATACAAATTCTGATGCGCCGGGGATTGCAAACGCTGATCAGGTGATTTGGTATGTGGCGAACGATTTAGCGCAAGGTTCTCCATGGGGTTCACCTAAAATTGGACTGGAAATACAATTCACTATTTGGGGATATAACACAAATGGAGCACTTGGGAATACGATCTTTCGCCGATATAAAATGATTTATAAAGGAACTGCAAACACTTCGGCATCAAGTTTGCTTTCGAATATGTATGTTGGAGTACTTTCGACCGTGACACTCGGCCAATCAAACGATAATCTTGCTGGTTCAGACTCTTTGCTAGGACTCGGTTTCGTGTATAATGCTAAAATTCTGGATAATGAATATCGAAAGTTTAATCGCATTCCTCCTGCTGTGGGGTATGATATCCTTCAGGGTCCGATCGTTAAAGGGACAAGTATCGATTCTGCACTCGTAAATTTTTCATACAAGCGTGGATACAAAAATCTGCCGACAACATCCATTACATATTTTGGGCCATTAAATAGACCACCATTTCTAACTGGTTCCGGTGCATCGGAGATGGTCAATGCGTTAAAAGGATATCCCACTGTGGATACAAATTTACGCGTTGATCCCACCACACTTCAAAAAGCAAAATTTTGGTCAACAGGAGATCCGGTTTCTAAAAACGGTTGGATAGACGGAGTGTATGAGGGGGCAAGCTCGAGAGAATTGATACTTTCAACAGGTCCGTTTTCAATGGCTCTTGGAGATACGCAGGAAATTGTATCAGCGTTGATTGCGGCTGATTCACCCGACAGAGTAGCTAGTGTTCATGTATTGAAGTATTACGACAAGATTGTTCAAGATTCATATCAACAGTTTGTAACACCTGCACCGAGCCTGCCGAAAATGAATGCGACACTGACCGAGCTTGATAACAGTTTTTTGATCGAGTGGGAAAAGGATACGGCTCGGCTGAATCAAACGGAACGATTTTCATCCCGAGGGTATCTGTTTGAAGGGTATAATCTCTATCAACTGGCTCATCCATTGTCAGCACCATATACGTGGAAAAAAGTTGGTACATACGATCTGCAAAATGAAGTAACACAGATTGTGCAAGAAGACATCAATCTGCAGACAGGAAGAGTTGAATTACAGGTGAAACAGGAAGGGAAAAATTCCGGTATTATTCGATATCTCATCCTGAAAAATGATGCCTTACGCAATATACCTTTTGTCAACGGACAGCAATATTATTTTGCCGTCACGTCGTATGCCTATACAAACAATCCATCGGCATTGTTGAGGACAATTGAGAGTGAGCCGCAGATTATTAGTGCGGTTCCTCATCGGCCGAATCCGGAAACGATTCTTCCGTATGCAATCAAAGATTCGTTAGAAAATCTCGGTGAAAATTTTATTGGACAGAATGACGTTCGCATCGGTGTAAAAATTCTCGATCCCTATTCTGTGGTAGGAGGAACGTATGATTTTTGGTTTGGTGTTTCGGACGCAAGTTCCACATGGACAATGGTGAAGAATGAACCAGGTTCAAATTATACTACGGTGAAAGCCAGACTGACGGCAAATGAACTTCCACTCCCTCGACCGAATCCGCTTCCAACAGGAACGGGGATTGCATTATTTACGATCAATGACGCATTGGATAAGATTACCTATTCAGTCGAAGTGAATACAAATACCAATGTTACCTCCATCGAAATTGGTCAGGGGCCAAAGACACAAAATGGTCCGGTGCTCAAGACTTTATCGATTAACAGTAAGACTGCATCAGGAGTTTGGTTAAAAACAGACACTCAGCAACCATTAACGGATTCTATTATTAGAGACCTTGCTGCAGGATTTTTATATGTCATGGTCAAATCGACAAACTATCCGAATGGTGAATTGCGAGGACAATTTTACGACGGATCCATACCAAGAGTGAAACTTCCGTTGCCCGATTTTGCGACGAGCTCACGATCGGTATTTACTTTTCTCGAAAATCGTTTTGTTTTCGAAGGGATTTCGCTTTATGTCTCTCCGGCACCGACAGGTTTCAAATCCGGTGAACAAGTGGCACCGTCTCGTTCGAACGTCGTGAATCAGACGAATAAGGAAGGAACATATTCGTTAATTGGACCGGGTATTTCCTGGGGTGGTTACAATCTTACCGAATCGGTTATAGAAATTCGTTTTACGAATGACACCAATTGGGCCATGATTGATGCTCGTTTACCTGCCGAGACCAAGTTTATCAGAGTTCCTTTTCAAGTGTATCAGGATTCTGTGCGTGTTTGGGCTGTCATTGAAAATACCATTGCCACAGATTCCCTTTGGAATATAAAAGGGAACACATTTAAAAATGGCAAACCGACATTTGATAAGATCGTTGGCGTAGTGAATAAAGCTGATGCCGTTGGAAACGATATCTCATACAATACGTTGACACGGAATGGAACGCTCCCTACAACAAATACCGTTCGCGCCCGACTCATTAATGGATTAAATCATATTGCACGGAATATTATCATAGTGAATGAGTCGGACAATGGAATCCCCCCGGCACCGGGAACAATCATTCGTCTGACTCCCAATAAATCAATCAAATACGGAGACATCAGACGGATTACATTGCAACCCATCCAGAAAGAGAATAAAATTTCTGCAAAGCAACAGTTGAACACCATCAATGTATTTCCCAATCCGTATTATGGAGTGAACATCTTTGAAAGTTCAACGACAAACAAGTTTGTCACATTCTCCCACCTTCCCGAAAAAGCAACTATAAGAATTTTTAACCTGGGAGGAATTCACGTACGCACAATGTATAAGGATGATCTCTCTCAATTCTTTCGGTGGGACTTACGCAATGAAAAAGGGTTCTTCGTCGCCAGCGGTTTATACATTGTCTATATTGACGCGGAAAATATTGGAGTAATAACTTTAAAGTTAGCGGTCATCATGGAAGATCAAAATCTCAATATCTATGAATAA
- the lysS gene encoding lysine--tRNA ligase: MTEELNKDYHEELNSLMARRREELDHLRAAGVNPYPYGFERNASAKEVIDNFKDEMPQWIVSVAGRIMSIRRMGKASFCHIQDMTGKIQSYLRKDDLGDTYDHFKLLDIGDIIGVEGYVFRTKMGEVSIHAQKCVLLSKSLRPLPVVKEKTDEQGNKVTFDPFADKELRYRQRYVDLVVNPGVRETFIKRSMILRQMRKFLDEKNFLEVETPALQPMYGGASARPFATHHNALDIPLFLRIADELYLKRLIVGGFDGVYEIAKDFRNEGMDRTHNPEFTMMELYVAYKDYRWMMELVEQMVHSIAQTLNGSAMVKLGDNEINFTPPWQRLTMFGAIEKYSGKQLRGKSESELRAVAKELHIDLDPKIGTGKIIDEIFSITVQPHLIQPTFIMDYPVELSPLAKKHRSEDGLVERFEGFVNGQEICNAFSELNDPLDQRARFEEQVRLRERGDDEAQTMDDDFLRALEYGMPPTAGLGIGIDRLVMLLTQQDHIRDVIFFPQMRPEK; encoded by the coding sequence ATGACTGAAGAACTAAACAAAGACTATCATGAAGAACTAAACTCCCTCATGGCCCGCCGCCGCGAAGAACTTGACCATTTGCGTGCAGCAGGTGTCAATCCGTACCCATATGGATTTGAACGGAATGCATCTGCCAAAGAGGTTATTGATAATTTCAAGGACGAAATGCCACAATGGATTGTCTCTGTAGCAGGACGGATTATGTCCATTCGCAGAATGGGAAAAGCATCGTTCTGTCATATACAGGATATGACCGGAAAAATACAATCATATCTAAGGAAGGATGATTTGGGCGATACCTATGATCATTTTAAACTTCTTGATATCGGAGATATTATTGGTGTAGAAGGATATGTCTTTAGAACGAAAATGGGAGAAGTGTCTATTCATGCACAGAAATGTGTTCTGTTATCCAAATCTCTTCGCCCTCTTCCGGTGGTAAAAGAAAAGACCGATGAGCAGGGGAATAAGGTAACATTTGACCCGTTTGCAGATAAGGAACTTCGGTATCGTCAGCGGTATGTTGATTTGGTGGTGAATCCCGGTGTCCGTGAAACATTCATCAAACGTTCCATGATTCTTCGTCAAATGAGAAAGTTCCTGGATGAAAAGAATTTTCTCGAAGTAGAAACGCCTGCGCTGCAGCCAATGTATGGTGGTGCAAGTGCACGTCCGTTTGCCACACACCATAATGCGTTGGACATTCCATTGTTCCTTCGCATTGCGGATGAATTATATTTGAAGCGTTTGATCGTCGGCGGGTTTGACGGTGTGTATGAGATTGCAAAAGATTTTCGTAACGAAGGAATGGATCGCACGCACAATCCAGAATTTACCATGATGGAATTGTACGTTGCGTACAAAGATTATCGTTGGATGATGGAACTTGTTGAACAGATGGTTCATTCCATTGCACAAACGTTAAATGGAAGTGCCATGGTGAAACTTGGAGACAATGAGATCAATTTTACACCGCCGTGGCAGCGATTGACGATGTTTGGCGCGATCGAAAAATATTCCGGCAAACAATTACGCGGAAAAAGTGAGAGCGAGCTGCGTGCAGTTGCCAAAGAACTGCATATCGATCTTGATCCGAAAATTGGGACTGGAAAAATCATTGATGAGATCTTTAGCATTACCGTGCAGCCGCATTTGATCCAGCCGACATTTATTATGGATTATCCGGTAGAACTCTCTCCGCTTGCAAAAAAACACCGCAGTGAAGATGGATTGGTGGAACGATTTGAAGGATTTGTGAATGGTCAAGAGATCTGTAATGCATTCTCGGAACTGAACGATCCTCTAGATCAGCGCGCCCGATTTGAAGAGCAAGTGCGATTGCGTGAGCGCGGGGACGATGAAGCGCAGACGATGGATGATGATTTTCTTCGTGCGCTGGAATATGGCATGCCGCCGACAGCCGGACTCGGAATCGGTATCGATCGCCTCGTGATGCTATTGACCCAGCAAGATCATATCCGAGACGTTATTTTCTTTCCTCAGATGAGACCTGAGAAATAA
- a CDS encoding four helix bundle protein: MAENSKEKHYDLEERTERFAGDVSILCNKLARTISNLEHCKQVVRSSGSIGSNYIEANEAVSKKDFIYRAKICRKEAKETAMWLRVMMRTNTGTENEQLTKFLEEAIELKKILSAIINKSSV, translated from the coding sequence ATGGCAGAAAATTCGAAAGAGAAACATTATGATTTAGAAGAACGGACAGAACGGTTTGCAGGTGATGTTTCGATTCTTTGCAACAAACTAGCTAGGACGATTTCGAATCTTGAACATTGCAAACAGGTAGTTCGTTCAAGTGGTTCCATTGGTTCAAACTATATAGAAGCAAATGAAGCAGTTAGTAAAAAAGACTTTATATACCGTGCAAAAATTTGTAGAAAAGAAGCTAAAGAAACAGCAATGTGGTTGAGGGTGATGATGAGGACAAACACAGGCACTGAGAATGAACAATTAACTAAATTTCTAGAAGAGGCAATTGAACTTAAAAAAATATTGTCTGCAATTATTAATAAATCAAGTGTTTAA
- the dacB gene encoding D-alanyl-D-alanine carboxypeptidase/D-alanyl-D-alanine-endopeptidase, translating to MPMKPSLLAVLLMAALIGCSTQQTTKYDLSNPIGNLGYELSQTFDDPTFENAHWGVFIKSLKTGETIYSRNEKKMFMPASNMKLFTSSSAMIALGPDYRYITRLVTTGTVNDSVLTGDVIIIGSGDPTISGRFNEGKVTETFEQWADSLKVRGIKAISGNIVGDDNCFDDEYYGTGWSADYETDYYAAQVSGISFNDNCVDFRVVPSANVADVCSLSWVPNTNYVKVINQTVTAPLTDSVNDIYFYRVRGTNTVYVRGKMSIGKKELIESVAIDNPTLYSATVLKEALESKGIRVNGNPIDIDDIKDSLKYDNANQLASFTSVPYSVIIRTINKPSQNFYTEQVFRTMGKERLGIGSMDNGRSAVNPVLSSWGVDTVRLRMADGSGLSRLDLITPFDIVSILSGMYKEKYFLPFYESLPIAGVDGTIRNRMKGTKAEGNVHAKTGFIGYVRALSGYVTSADGEMFAFSMVANHYTVPTSKAEKIQNDVCVKLAEFTRGSTK from the coding sequence ATGCCTATGAAACCATCACTGCTTGCGGTTTTACTGATGGCCGCTCTGATTGGGTGTTCAACCCAACAGACGACAAAATATGATCTTTCCAATCCTATCGGCAATCTTGGTTATGAACTCTCGCAAACGTTCGACGACCCTACATTTGAAAATGCCCATTGGGGAGTATTCATTAAATCATTGAAGACAGGCGAAACGATTTATTCTCGCAATGAGAAAAAAATGTTTATGCCCGCATCGAATATGAAATTGTTTACTTCCTCTTCGGCAATGATAGCACTCGGTCCGGATTATCGATACATAACTCGATTGGTAACAACCGGTACGGTGAACGATAGTGTGTTGACAGGGGATGTAATCATTATTGGCAGCGGTGATCCGACGATTTCCGGAAGATTCAATGAAGGGAAAGTAACGGAAACTTTTGAACAATGGGCTGATAGTCTGAAAGTTCGCGGTATCAAAGCGATCAGCGGTAATATTGTTGGTGATGATAATTGTTTTGATGACGAATATTACGGTACCGGCTGGTCGGCGGATTACGAAACAGATTATTATGCAGCTCAGGTCAGCGGCATTTCGTTCAATGATAATTGCGTTGATTTCCGAGTTGTTCCTTCGGCAAATGTGGCGGATGTTTGTTCGCTGTCTTGGGTGCCGAATACAAACTATGTGAAAGTGATAAACCAAACTGTGACTGCACCTCTTACAGACTCGGTGAACGATATTTATTTTTACCGCGTTCGCGGGACCAATACAGTTTATGTGCGCGGTAAAATGTCTATTGGTAAAAAAGAACTGATTGAATCTGTCGCCATTGATAATCCAACGTTGTATTCAGCTACCGTATTAAAAGAAGCACTTGAGTCAAAAGGAATCCGCGTCAATGGAAATCCAATTGATATCGATGATATTAAGGATTCATTGAAATACGATAATGCAAATCAACTCGCATCGTTTACGTCGGTTCCGTATTCCGTCATCATTCGTACAATTAATAAGCCAAGCCAAAATTTTTATACAGAACAAGTGTTTCGAACTATGGGAAAAGAACGATTAGGGATTGGTTCCATGGATAATGGCCGGTCAGCAGTGAATCCGGTGCTTTCCAGTTGGGGTGTTGATACCGTTCGATTGAGAATGGCCGATGGTTCAGGTTTGTCCCGTTTAGATTTAATTACGCCATTTGATATTGTTTCGATTTTGTCTGGAATGTATAAAGAAAAATATTTTTTGCCGTTTTATGAATCTCTCCCCATAGCCGGGGTAGACGGAACGATTCGCAATCGTATGAAGGGAACGAAAGCGGAAGGAAATGTTCACGCAAAAACCGGATTTATCGGTTACGTCCGAGCACTTTCCGGATATGTCACAAGTGCGGATGGAGAAATGTTTGCATTCTCAATGGTTGCGAATCACTACACCGTTCCCACATCAAAAGCGGAAAAAATTCAGAATGATGTATGTGTGAAGTTGGCGGAGTTTACAAGAGGAAGCACCAAATGA